The Streptomyces collinus DNA segment CGCCGCCGGCTGGCCCGCCGCCCGCCACAGAGCCGCCCGCATGCCCGACTGGACCCGCCGCCTCACCCGCGAACTCGACACCTTCGCCGAGCACAACGCCACGACCACGCTCCCCGTCCCCATCGCCCTGAACCAGCCCCCCGAGCCCCTCCGCCTCGGCCCCTCCGACGACGCCGAGTGGGCGGCCTTCGCAGCGGAAGCCCTCCTGCGCGCGGGCGACGACACCGTCCTGAACGACCTCAGCCGCGAACGCCGCACCCGCGCCGCGATCGACCTCACCTGGAACGCCCTGGCCGCCGAGGTCGCCGCCGCGGCGGACCGCGCCCCCGAGATCGAGTCCGCCGTCCTTCCCCTGCGCGCCCGCATCTCCGTCCGTGCCGGCCTCGGCAACCTCGCCACCGGCCTGCGCCCGCCCGCCACCGGCCACGACAACCCGCACTACTTCGACGACGCCGCCTGCGTACGCGCCTGCGTCCTGGCCGTGGCCCACCCCGGAGACCCCCGCAGCGCCGCCGGCCTCGCCGAGTTCGACGCCCGCTACACCCAGGACGGCGACGGCGTGCACGGCGCCCGCGCCATGGCGGCGGCCCTCGCCCTCGCCCTGGCCGGCGCGCACATCGACGCCTGTGTCACCGCCGCGCTCGCCGAACTCCCCCAGGAGACGGAGATCGGCCGCAACGCCCGGCACGCCCTGCGGCTCGCCGCCGACGCGGACAGCGCCTTCGCCCTCGTCCCGCCCCTGGAGCACCAGATCGTCGACCACGTCTACAGCTACGGCATCGCCGCCGCCGAAACCGTCCCGGTCGCCCTCGCCCTGGCCACCGCGGCCCGCGGCCGCATCGCGGAGGCGATCCCCGCGGCGGCCTGCCTGTCCCGCGTCGCCGACTCCGCCCCGGCCCTGGCGGGCGCCCTCACCGGCGCCCTGGGCGGCGCCGCGTCGATCCCCGCCGCCTGGCGGGAGACCTGCCGCACCCTCTCCGGCTGTGTCCTGCCCCGCCTCACCGGCACGGACCTCGTGGAACTCGCCGGACTCCTGGAAGCCGTACAACCGGCCCGTCCGGGTGGATGATGCGGCCATGCAGCCCAAACCACACCAAAACATCCTCCTGGACGAGCGGATCAGCGGCGCGCTGGTCGGGGCCGCCGTCGGTGACGCGCTCGGCGGCCCGGTCGAGGGCTACTCGCCCGAGCAGATCCTCGAACGTCACGGCGGCCGCGTCCACGGCATCGTCGGCCCCTGGCACGGCGACGACTGGCGCACGGCCCGCCCTCTCGCCCCGTACCACAAGGGCGACGGCCACGTCACCGACGACACGTTGATGACACACGCCCTGGTCCGCGTCTACACCCGGGTCCGCGACCACCTCGACGCCTACGCCATCGCCGACCACCTGGTCCCGGACCTGATGACCGAGCCGCGCTGGATCCCGGACCTGGAGGGTGAGGCCCTCCCCCTCCAGCGGATCTTCCTGGCGGAGAAGTGGCTGGTGACGAGGATCCACTACGGCCATGCCGACCCGCGCGAGGCAGGCACCGGCAACATCGTCAACTGCGGGGCGGCGATGTACATGGCCCCGGTCGGCCTGGTCAACGCGGCGGACCCGCGGGCGGCGTACGCCGAGGCCCTCGACATCGCGGGCGCGCACCAGTCGTCGTACGGCCGTGAGGCGGCGGGCGTCCTGGCGGCGGCGGTGGCGGCGGCGTGCACGCCGGGCGCGACCCCCGACTCGGTCGTCTCGGCGTGCCTCTCCCTCGCGAAGGACGGCACCCGGGCCGCGATCGAGCGGGTCTGCGAGGAGGCGTCCCGCCACACCGACTTCGAGTCGGCCCTGCGCCCGTTGCGCGAGGCGGTCGCCCCCTACGACACGGTGGGTCCCGACTACCGCACCCCTTCGCTCGGCGCCCGCCGCCCCTCCCGCCTGCACGCGATCGAAGAACTCCCGGTCGCGCTGGGCATGGTGCTGGTGGCGCGGGGCGACTACCGGCACGCGGTCCTCGGCGCGGTGAACTACGGCCGCGACTGCGACTCCATCGCCACCATGGCCGGCGCCCTGGCGGGCGCCCTGGGCTCACCGGTCCCGGAGGACTGGGCCAAGACGGTCGCGGAGGCCAGCCGCCTGGACCTCTGGGAACCGGCGACCGCCCTCACCGCCGTGGCCCGCGAGATCTTCGCCCAGGACGTGGCCCGCCGGCGCACCCACGAGCAGGCCTTCGCGTCCCTCGGAGGCCAGGAATGCTCCGACTGACCTGGGTCCAGCCGGAGGACCTGATCGGCCACGAACTCCGCCAGGCGGCCCAGGACGGCCGCGAACCGAAGGCCGTCGCGGCCCGCTGGCGAGCGGCGGGCGGCCCCGAGGCCCCGGCCACCGCGGGCACGTCCCCCACCCCGGCCTCCCGCTACCTGCGCCGGCTGGCGGAAGACCTCCTGGACGAACTGGCCGACCTGCCGAGCACGCTGGCGGACGACGAACCGACGGACCTGGACCGGATCAGAGCCGCCTGCCCCGACTGGCCGGAGCCCGTGGACACCCCGGCCGGCACCACCCCGCACCGCCTCGAAGCCGCCTGGCTCGGCCGCGCCACCGGCTGCCTCCTGGGCAAACCGGTCGAGAAGCTCCCCCTCGACGCCATCCGCCGACTCGCCCGGGCCACCGGCAACTGGCCCCTCACCGCCTACTTCACCGCCCGGGGCGTCCCGGCGGACCTCCTCGAAGAGCACCCCTGGAACCGCCGCTCGGCATCCACCTCCCTCGCCGAGAACATCGACGGCATGCCCGAGGACGACGACCTCGACTACCCCCTCCTCAACCTCGTCCTCCTCCGGCGCCACGGCAGGAGCTTCACCACCACGGACGTGGCCCGCACCTGGCTCGACGAACTCCCCGCCGGCCGCACCTTCACCGCGGAACGCCTCGCCTACCGCAACCTGCTCAAGGGCCTGGAACCCCCGCACACAGCCCGCCACCGCAACCCGTTCCGCGAGTGGATCGGCGCCCTGATCCGCGCCGACGTCCACGGCTGGACCAACCCCGGCCGGCCGGCCGCGGCAGCCGGGCAGGCCCACCGGGACGCGACCCTCACGCACACCGCCAACGGCGTCTACGCGGCGATGTTCACGGCGGCCGTCATCGCCACGGCGGCGACCGGCGACCACGACGTCCACACCTGCCTGCGCACCGGCCTCACCGTCGTCCCCCCACGCTCCCGCCTGGCCCGCGCCGTCCGCCAGGCCGTTCAACTCGCCCACGAGCACAGGGACTTCGACACGGTCGTCGACGCACTCCACGCCATGTACGCCGGCACCCACCACTGGGTCCACGCCGTCCCCAACACCGCCCTCATCGCCGCCGCCCTCACCCACGCGGACGGCGACTTCGCCGGCTCCGTCTGCCGTGCCGTCAGCGGCGGCTGGGACACCGACTCCAACGGTGCGACGGCCGGCTCGGTCGCCGGGCTGCTGGCCGGACACCCCGCGGCGCTCCCGGGCCGCTGGACGGCACCCCTGAAGAACCGGCTGTCGACGTCCGTCGGCGACTTCAACGGCATCGGCTTCGACACCCTCGCCCACCTCACGCACCGGGAGATGCTCCGCCCATGACCGCGCCCACGACAGCGCCCCTCACCGGCCTGCGCGTCCTCGACCTCGCCACCCTCTTCGCCGGCCCGATGGCCGCCACCCTGCTCGGCGACTTCGGCGCCGAGGTCGTCAAGATCGAGCACCCGACGAAGCCGGACCCCTCCCGCGGCCACGGCCCCTCGAAGGACGGGGTGGGCCTGTGGTGGAAGATGCTCGGCCGCAACAAGCGCACCATGACCCTCGACCTGTCGAAGCCCGGCGGCCGCGCCACCCTCCTGCGCCTGGCCGAGACCGCCGACGTGATCATCGAGAACTTCCGCCCCGGCACCCTGGAGAAGTGGGACCTGGGCTGGCCGGAGCTGTCGGCCGTCAACCCGCGCCTGGTCCTGGCCCGCGTCACCGGCTTCGGCCAGTTCGGCCCCTACGCTCATCGCCCCGGCTTCGGCACCCTCGCCGAGGCGATGAGCGGCTTCGCCGCGATCACCGGCGAACCGGACGCACCCCCGACCCTCCCGCCGTTCGGCCTGGCCGACTCCATCGCGGGCCTGACCACGGCGTACGCGGTGATGACGGCCCTCGCCGCCCGCGGGCACACCGGCGAAGGCCAGGTCGTCGACATGGCCCTGATCGAGCCGATCCTGGCCGCCCTCGGCCCCCAGCCCCTCTGGTTCGACCAACTCGGGCACGTCCAGCCCCGCACCGGCAACCGCTCCCCCAACAACGCCCCGCGCGGCGTCTACCGCACCGCGGACGGCACCTGGGTCGCCGTCTCCACCTCGGCCCAGTCGGTCGCGGAACGCGTGATGCACCTGGTCGGCCGCCCGGAACTGATCGACGAGCCCTGGTTCGCCTCCGGCGCCGACCGCGCCCGGCACGCCGACGTCCTGGACGATGCGGTCGGCGGCTGGATCGCCGCGCGCACCCGCACCGACGTCCTGGCCGCCTTCGAGAAGGCCGAGGCGGCGGTGGCCCCGGTCCAGGACGTCCGGGACGTGATGGCGGACCCGCAGTACCAGGCCCTGGACACCATCACCACCGTCGACGACCCCGAGCTCGGCCCGCTGCGCATGCAGAACGTCCTCTTCCGGCTCTCCGCCACGCCCGGCGCGATCCGCTGGGCCGGCCGCCCGCACGGCGCCGACACCGACGCGATCCTGACCGAACTGGGCCTCACCCCGGACGACGTCACGGCGCTGCGCGCGGAGGGCGCCCTGTGACGGCGTTCCCGCTCACCTGGCTCTACGCCCCGGGCGACCGCCCCCACGTGGTGGCGAAGGCCCTCACCTCCGGCGCCGACGTCGTCGTGATCGACCTGGAGGACGCGGTCGCCCCCGACCGCAAGGCCTACGCCCGCGCGGCCACCGCCGAGCTGCTCGCCGGCCCGCCGGCCGTTCCGGTCCACGTGCGCGTCAACGCCCTGGACGGCCCCTGGGGCGAGCAGGACATCGCGGCCCTGGCCTCGGCTCCCGGGCTCTGCGGCCTCCGCCTCCCCAAGATCACCGCACCTTCCGAGGTCACCCACGTCGCACGCCGGGCCGCCTCGGCCGACCTGTACGTCCTCCTGGAGACGGCCCTCGCCGTGGAGCGGGCGTACGCCATCGCGTCCGCCCATCCGAACCTGCGCGGTGTCGCCCTCGGCGAGGCCGACCTGCGGGCCGACCTCGGCATGCGCGACGACACGGGCCTCGACTGGCCCCGCTCCCGGGTGGTCGTGGCGGCCCGGGCCGCCGGTCTGCCCCCGCCGCCCCAGTCCGTCCACCCGGACACCCGCGATCTGGACGGGCTGGCCGCCTCCTGTGCCCACGGCCGTGCCCTGGGCTTCCTCGGCCGCGCCGCGATCCACCCCCGCCAGCTCCCGGTGATCGAACGCGCCTTCCTGCCCACCGAGGCGGACATCGAGCGGGCGGAGACGGTCCTCAAGGCGGCCGCCGCGGAGCAGGGCGCCCAGGCCCTCCCGGACGGCCGCTTCGTCGACGCGGCGGTGGTGACGGCCGCCCGGCGCACCTTGTCCCTGGCCCGCCGCCGCTGACATGCCGAGAGCGCCCGGGACGACTCCCGGGCGCTCTCGGCATGTCTTAGGGGGCGCGGGCCGTCAGGTCTTCTTCCCGGACCCGGCCTCGTTCCTCGCCGGGTCCGTCCCGGACTCGTCCGCGATCTCGTCGTCCTTGCCGGCGTCCCCGGACTTCTCATCGCTGTCGGCGTCCTCACCGGAGGCCGCGGCGCCCGGCTCCACGACGTCCTCCCGCCCGGGCCGCTTCTTCGACGACAGCACCAGGTACGTCACCGCGAGCAGGAACACCAGGATCGCGGTCCACACGTTCAGCCGGAGGCCCAGGATGTGGTGGGCGTCGTCGACCCGCATGTACTCGATCCACGCCCGGCCCGTGCAGTACGCGGCGACGTACAGCGCGAACGCCCGGCCGTGTCCGAGCCGGAAGCGGCGGTCCGCCCAGATGACCAGGAACGCCACGCCGATGCACCACAGCGACTCGTACAGGAACGTCGGGTGGTAGGTGCCCGGCACCCGCCCGTCCGCCGAGGAGGTGATCTCCAGGGCCCAGGGCAGATCGGTGGGCTTGCCGTACAGCTCCTGGTTGAACCAGTTGCCCCAGCGGCCGATCGCCTGGGCGAAGGCGATGCCGGGGGCGATGGCGTCGGCGTACGCGGGCAGCGGGATGCCACGGCGGCGGCAGCCGATCCACGCGCCCACCGCGCCGAGTGCGATCGCACCCCAGATGCCGAGGCCGCCCTCCCAGATCTTGAAGGCGTCCACCCAGTCGCGGCCCTCGCTGAAGTACAGCTCGTAGTCCGTGATCACGTGGTAGAGGCGGCCGCCGACGAGGCCGAAGGGCACGGCCCAGACAGCGATGTCGGCCACCGTGCCGGCCCGCCCGCCCCGGGCGATCCAGCGCTTGTTGCCGAGCCAGACCGCGACGAAGACGCCGATGATGATGCAGAACGCGTAGCCGCGCAGCGGAATGGGGCCGAGGTACAGCACCCCGCGCGACGGGCTGGGAATGAAGGCAAGTTCCATGGCAAGGTCGACGCTACCGTGCCGCACCGGGCCGGGGGCGGGCGGCCCGGCTACGGGTACATAACGGGGGCGAGAGAAGGTCCCTCACCCCTGGTTGGCCTCCTGCACCATCTGCTTCAGCTTGGCCGGGGTCATCGTCCGGTCCTGGTAGATGTTCTTGCCGTCGAACAGCACGGTGGGCGTGCCCGAGAAGTCGGCCTTGTCGAAGGCCTGGTGGGACTTGGCGACCCAGCCGTTGTGCTTGCCGTCCTCGACGCACGCGCGGAAGGCCGGGGTGTCCAGGCCGTCGACCTTGCCGGCCAGCTCGATCAGCTTGCCGTCGTCCGCGTAGGCGTCGTCGACCTCCGGGGGCTGGTTGTCGAACAGCACGTCGTGGTACGCGGGGAACTTCCCGGCGTCCTGGGCGCAGGCCGCGGCGTTGGCGGCGTTGCGGGAGCCGGTGCCGCCCATGTTGCCGTCGATGAGGGTGACCAGGTGGTACTCGACCTTCAGCTGACCGGCGTTCGTCAGCTCGTGGATCACCGGCCGGTACGCCGTCTCGAAGGACTTGCACGCGGGGCAGCGGAAGTCCTCCCACACCGTGAGCGTGGACTTGGCGCTGTCCTTGCCGACCGGGATCGCGAGGCCGTCCTTGCCCTGCGCTCCCGAGGGGGCCACGACCGGGCCCGAGGCCTCGCTGTCGTCGTCCTTGCCGGCGTTGGCCGCGACGACGCCGATCACCGCCGCGAGTCCCAGGACGGCCACGACGGCGCCGCCCACGATCAGCGCGCGGCGGCGCTTGTCCGCGGACCTCTGCTTCTCGCGCTCGACCGCCAGCTTCTCCCGGGCGGTGCGCTTTCCCTCACGGTTCTTCTCGCTCACATCCCGGAAACGAACCGGGGAGGCGCAGCGCGCCTCCCCGGCCCCAGGTCCACCCGTACGGGGGACCTGTATGACGTCCCGGCTTCTTACGCCTGTCCGCGCACGCCCTTGGCGAGGTCGCCGGCGAGGACCCGCACGGCCTCCACACCGGCCGCTTCGTCCGGTGCGTCCAGCATCGCCTTGACGAAGGCCGAGCCGACGATCACGCCGTCGGCGAAGCGCGCGACCTCGGCGGCCTGGGCGGGGTTGGAGACGCCGAGCCCGACGCAGACCGGCAGGTCCGTCCCCGTGGCCCGGGTGCGTTCTACCAGGTCCTGGGCCTGATTGCTGACGCTGGTGCGGGTGCCGGTGACGCCCATGAGGGAGGCGGCGTAGACGAAGCCGCTGCCCGCCGCGGTGATCTGCGCGAGCCGCTGGTCCTTGCTGCTGGGCGCGACGACGAACACGGTGGCCAGACCGTGCTTCTCCGCGTGCTCCCTCCACAGGGCCGACTCCTGCACGGGCAGGTCGGGCAGGATGCACCCGGCGCCGCCCGCCTCGGCGAGTTCGGCGGTGAACCGCTCGACGCCGTAGCGGTCGATGGGGTTCCAGTACGTCATGACGAGGATGGGCTTGCCGGTGGCGGCGTGCGCCTCACGGACCGTACGCATCACGTCGGCGATCTTGACGCCGCCGCGCAGGGCGATGTCGTCGGCGGTCTGGATGACCGGGCCGTCGAGGACGGGGTCGCTGTGCGGCAGGCCCACCTCGACGACGTCGGCGCCGCCGTCGATGACGGCCTTGATCGCCTCGATGCCGCCGTCCACGGTCGGGAACCCAGCCGGGAGGTAGGCGATGAGGGCGGAGCGCCCTTCGGACTTGGCCGCGGCGAGGGTGTCACCCAACAGCCGGCCCCTCTGACTGTTCAAAGCAGCGCCGCTCACTTGGCGTCCCCCTCGATCTCGGCGGTGCCGGAGGCGTCCTCGGCGACCTCGGCGTCGGTGTCGTACAGGCCGAAGTAGCGCGCGGCGGTGTCCATGTCCTTGTCGCCGCGGCCGGACAGGTTGACCACGATCAGCCCGTCCTTGCCCAGCTCCTTGCCGACCTCCAGGGCCCCGGCCAGCGCGTGGGCGCTCTCGATGGCCGGGATGATGCCCTCGGTGCGCGACAGCAGGCGAAGGGCCTGCATCGCGGCGTCGTCGGTGACCGCGCGGTACTCGCCGCGGCCGGAGTCCTTCAGGTAGGAGTGCTCCGGGCCGATGCCCGGGTAGTCCAGACCGGCCGAGATCGAGTACGGCTCGGTGATCTGGCCCTCCTCGTCCTGGAGGACGTACGAGCGGGAGCCGTGCAGGATGCCGGGCTCGCCGGCGGTGAGGGTCGCGGCGTGCTCGCCGGTCTCGACGCCGTGCCCGGCCGGTTCGCAGCCGATGAGGCGGACGTCCGGGTCGGGGATGAAGGCGTGGAAGAGACCGATGGCGTTGGAGCCGCCGCCGACACAGGCGACGGCCGCGTCCGGCAGGCGTCCGGCGCGCTCCAGGAGCTGGCGGCGGGCCTCGACGCCGATGACCCGGTGGAAGTCGCGGACCATCGCCGGGAACGGGTGCGGCCCGGCGACGGTGCCGAAGAGGTAGTGGGTGTGGTCGACGTTGGCGACCCAGTCGCGGAAGGCCTCGTTGATGGCGTCCTTCAGCGTGCGGCTGCCGGACTTCACGGCGATGACCTCGGCGCCGAGCATGCGCATGCGGGCCACGTTGAGGGCCTGGCGCTGCGTGTCGATCTCGCCCATGTAGATCGTGCAGTCGAGGCCGAACAGCGCACAGGCGGTGGCGGTGGCCACGCCGTGCTGGCCGGCGCCCGTCTCGGCGATGACCCGGGTCTTGCCCATGCGCTGGGTGAGCAGGGCCTGGCCGAGGACGTTGTTGATCTTGTGGGAGCCGGTGTGGTTGAGGTCCTCGCGCTTGAGGAAGACGCGGGCGCCTCCGGCGTGTTCGGCGAAACGGGGTACTTCCGTCAGCGCCGAGGGGCGGCCGGTGTAGTTGACCAGGAGGTCGTCGAGTTCCTTGGCGAACTCGGGGTCGTGCTTGGCCTTGTCGTACTCGACGGCGACCTCGTCGACCGCGGCGACGAGGGCCTCGGGGATGAACTTGCCGCCGAAGGCCCCGAAGTAGCCTTCGGGGTTGGGCGTTTGACCCTCGGGGTCGGGGATGAAGAACTGACTGGGCATGCGAATACCTCACGGTGAGTGTGTGTGGAATGCACTAATCGCCGTGGGAGCGGGGACCTGTTGTCGGCCGCGGGCCGTCAGTGGCTTGTCGCGCCCGCGCGGCGGTAGCCGCACATCAAACAGAGCCCCGCGCCCCTGGAGGGGCGCTGCCATCGCATGCCGTTCACCTGGCCGGGCTCGTCACCGATGACGTACCGGACGCGGCGGCCGTGGACCCGGCGGGCCGGGGCGCGGCAGCCGCGGGGGCGGCAGCCGCGCGCGAGGCGGGCGTACCGGTCCACGGTCGTCAGGGTGGGAGTCATCGGGGCAAGCCTAGCGGGTGATCAGCTCCGGCCGTGCCGGAGTGCGGGGTGCTCACCGGCCGCCACCAGGTCCGAGACCGCCGTCCTCGGGTCCTTGCCGGTGACGAGGGACTCGCCGACCAGCACCGCGTCGGCGCCGGCGTTGGCGTACGCGATGAGGTCGTGCGGGCCGCGGACGCCGGACTCGGCGATCTTGATGATGTGGTCGGGGATCTCCGGCGCCACCCGCTCGAAGGTGCCGCGGTCGACCTCCAGGGTCTTGAGGTTGCGCGCGTTGACACCGATCACGCGGGCGCCGGCGTCCACCGCGCGCTCGACCTCGTCCTCGTCGTGCACCTCGACGAGCGGCGTGAGCCCGATGGACTCGGCGCGCTCGATGAGGGACTCCAGGGCGGGCTGGTCGAGGGCGGCGACGATCAGCAGCACCACGTCGGCACCGTAGGCGCGGGCCTCCCACAGCTGGTACGACGTGACGATGAAGTCCTTGCGCAGGACCGGGATGTCCACCCGGGCGCGGACCGCCTCCAGGTCGGCGAGCGAGCCGCCGAAGCGGCGCTCCTCGGTGAGGACGGAGATGACGGCCGCGCCGCCCGCCTCGTAGTCCGCGGCGAGTCCGGCCGGGTCGGCGATCGCGGCCAGCGCGCCCTTGGAGGGGCTGGAGCGCTTGACCTCGCAGATGACCTTGACGCCGTCGCCGCGCAGAGCGGCCGCGCCGTCCTTGGCCGCGGGTGCCTTCGCCGCGCGCTCCTTGAGCTCGTCGAGGCTGACGCGCGCCTGCCGCTCCGCGAGGTCGGCACGGACTCCGTCGATGATCTCGTCGAGCACACTCACGCGAGCGGCCCCCTTCCAGACTCTTGACAGTTCCAGCGACCGATCGGAAACCGATGGTCACTGCGATGGTATCCGCAGCGGGGCGTAGGCCTCACATCCGGTTGACGCCGGTCCCACTACCTGGACATCAGCCCGTTGATCAAGGATGGAGCCAGCCACCGAAGGGCAGGTTCCGGACAACCGTGAAGACCAGCAGCAACGCTCCGAGGCTCCACATCAGTCCCGGAGGGGGGGCGATCCGCAGCGGCTGCCCGCGGACCGCGTGCACCACCCAGACGGTCCACAGCACGGCGAAGCCCAGATAGCCGAGGGTCGCGAGCGCGTTGGCGTGCAGCGCCGCCAGGAGGTCCCCGTGGACGAAGGCGTGGGCGCTGCGCAGGCCGCCGCAGCCGGGGCAGTAGAGGCCGGTGTAGCGCAGCAGCGGGCAGGCGGGGTAGTGGCCGGGTTCGTTGGGGTCCACGGTGCCCACGTAGGCGAAGGCGGCGGCGACGGCCGCGAGCACCCCGGCGGGGACCGCCAGGCGGCTCGGCACGCTCGGTGTCACCCTTCGGCTCTCGGCGTTCACGGTATGCATTGTGCCCCGCACACGCGTGAGGGGCGGTTCCGGCACCACCGTGCCGGCCGCCCCTCACGCGAGGACGTGCTGTGGCGCGGGGTCAGCTCCCGGCGCCGGCCGGCTCGCGGTCGCCGGTCATCCGGTGCGGCTGGTGCGCCTCCTTCGGCTGGCCGAGGCCCATCATCCGCATGATGCCGCCGACGACACCGCCGAGCAGCACGACCACCATGCCCGCCCAGAAGCCCACCGGCTGGTCCAGCACCATGAACGCGCCCGAGACGCAGAAACCGATGAAGGCGATCGTGACACCGGTCCAGGCGGCCGGGGTGTGACCGTGGCTGCTGCCCGCCATTGCTTGCTCCTCGTTGCTGTGTGCGTGTCTGAGCAGGACGCTCGGGCCCATTGTCCCGCACCCACGCCCGCGCGGTGAGCGGGGGTACTCCCCCGGCCGGCCCGGTCCCCCGTGCGGGCTCAGGCCCCGGTCGGGTCCTCGCCGCGGTCGAGCGCCTTCCACAGGTCCTCGGGCCGGTCGGGGTCGACGGCGGGGGCCTTGCGGCGCGGCTGGGGCGTGCCGCCCCGCTCGTAGCGGCCGGACATGGCGGGCCACAGCCGGCCGTAGCGCAGGGCGAGCAGCCCGGCCAGGAGGATCAGGACACCGCCGACGACCGCGACGTACGGCCAGGCGGTGTGGCTGAGGGTGTCGACGGAGGCCGAGGTGTCGCCGGAGGCCTGGGCGGCCTGCTCGTCGAGCGCGGAGCTGTCGGAGGCGCCGAGCAGGGCCGCGGTGATGATGCCGGCGCCGGAGAGGGCCAGCAGCGCGGCGACGGCGAAGCGGCCGGCGCGGCGCACGGCGAAGACGGCGACGAGCGCGGCGAGGCCCACGATGGCGAGCGCCGCGGGCACGCCCGTGACGTCGCTGCCCGTGGCGGTCAGGGGGAAGGCGCCACCGGCCACCGTCGCCGTGCCCTGCGACCACTGCTGCCGGGTGGCGAGCAGCGCCACGGCGGCGCCGAGCGCGCCGCTCAGCAGGGCGACGGCGAGGCTCAGGCGGCCGGCCCGGGCGGATCCGGGGGCTTCGGAACGGGGGTGAGGTACAGCAGTCACGTACCCCACTATCGCCTGAACCCCGGGCGAACCGTCACCCGGGGTTCATCTCAGGCCTTTCCGAGCCGGTTCGCCGTGTGGACGGCCCGCAGCACCGCGGCCGCCTTGTTGCGGCACTCGGTGTCCTCGGCGACGGGGTCGGAGTCGGCGACGATGCCCGCCCCGGCCTGGACGTAGGCGGTGCCGTCCCGCAGGAGGGCGGTGCGGATGGCGATGGCGGTGTCGGAGTCGCCGGCGAAGTCGAGGTAGCCGACGCAGCCCCCGTACAGCCCGCGCCGGGACGGTTCGAGTGCGTCGATGATCTGCATGGCGCGGGGCTTGGGGGCGCCGGAGAGGGTGCCGGCCGGGAAGCAGGCGGTGAGGACGTCGAAGGCGGTGCGCCCGGGGGCCACGCGGCCCGTCACCGTCGAGACGATGTGCATCACGTGCGAGTACCGCTCGACGGACATGAAGTCCACCACCTCGACCGAGCCGGGCTCGCAGACCCGCCCCAGGTCGTTGCGGCCGAGGTCGACGAGCATGAGGTGCTCGGCTCGCTCCTTGGGGTCGGCGAGCAGCTCCTCCGCGAGGGCCTGGTCCTCCTGGGGCGTGGCGCCGCGCCAGCGGGTGCCGGCGATGGGGTGGACCATGGCCCGGCCGTCCTCGACCTTGACCAGGGCCTCCGGGGAGGAGCCGACGACGTCGAAGCCGTCGAAGCGGAAGAGGTACATGTACGGGGACGGGTTGGTGGCCCTCAGGACCCGGTAGACGTCCAGCGCGCTCGCCGTGCACGGCGTCTCGAAGCGCTGGGAGGGGACCACCTGGAAGGCCTCGCCGGCCCGGATGCGCTCCTTGATGTCCTCGACGGCCACCTGGAAGTCGGGGCCGCCCCACAGCGCGGTGTACTCGGGGAGCTCGGAGGGCGGCAGGACGGCCGGGGGCTGGGCGACCGGGCGGGAGAGGTCGGCCTCCATGGCGTCGAGGCGGGCGACGGCGTCGGCGTGGGCCTCGTCGACGCCGGTGTCCAGGTCGTTGTGGTTGATCGCGTTGGCGATCAGCAGGACCGAGCCCTCCCAGTGGTCCATGACGGCCAGGTCGCTGGTGAGGAGCATGGTCAGCTCGGGCAGCTTCAGGTCGTCGCGCTCGCCGGGGCCGATCTTCTCCAGGCGGCGGACGATGTCGTAGCCGAGGTAGCCGACCATGCCGCCGGTGAAGGGCGGCATGCCCTCCTGGTGGGGTGTGTGCAGGGCCTCGATGGTGGCGCGCAGGGCGGCGAGGGGGTCGCCGTCGGTGGGGACGCCGACGGGCGGGGCGCCGAGCCAGTGGGCCTGCCCGTCGCGTGCGGTCAGCGTCGCGGCGGACCGCACACCCACGAAGGAGTACCGGGA contains these protein-coding regions:
- a CDS encoding anthranilate synthase component I — translated: MDLETFRKLATDRRVIPVTRKLLADGDTPVALYRKLAAERPGTFLLESAENGRSWSRYSFVGVRSAATLTARDGQAHWLGAPPVGVPTDGDPLAALRATIEALHTPHQEGMPPFTGGMVGYLGYDIVRRLEKIGPGERDDLKLPELTMLLTSDLAVMDHWEGSVLLIANAINHNDLDTGVDEAHADAVARLDAMEADLSRPVAQPPAVLPPSELPEYTALWGGPDFQVAVEDIKERIRAGEAFQVVPSQRFETPCTASALDVYRVLRATNPSPYMYLFRFDGFDVVGSSPEALVKVEDGRAMVHPIAGTRWRGATPQEDQALAEELLADPKERAEHLMLVDLGRNDLGRVCEPGSVEVVDFMSVERYSHVMHIVSTVTGRVAPGRTAFDVLTACFPAGTLSGAPKPRAMQIIDALEPSRRGLYGGCVGYLDFAGDSDTAIAIRTALLRDGTAYVQAGAGIVADSDPVAEDTECRNKAAAVLRAVHTANRLGKA
- a CDS encoding TIGR02234 family membrane protein; this encodes MGYVTAVPHPRSEAPGSARAGRLSLAVALLSGALGAAVALLATRQQWSQGTATVAGGAFPLTATGSDVTGVPAALAIVGLAALVAVFAVRRAGRFAVAALLALSGAGIITAALLGASDSSALDEQAAQASGDTSASVDTLSHTAWPYVAVVGGVLILLAGLLALRYGRLWPAMSGRYERGGTPQPRRKAPAVDPDRPEDLWKALDRGEDPTGA
- a CDS encoding HGxxPAAW family protein, which translates into the protein MAGSSHGHTPAAWTGVTIAFIGFCVSGAFMVLDQPVGFWAGMVVVLLGGVVGGIMRMMGLGQPKEAHQPHRMTGDREPAGAGS